The following coding sequences lie in one Verrucomicrobiia bacterium genomic window:
- a CDS encoding glutamate-5-semialdehyde dehydrogenase: MDLKQQIRALAERSRDASRALAKLDALKKNSLLYAMADGIEKSTARIQAANAKDIEAGKKAGLSPAMLDRLTLTDKRISEMAKGVREVAALPDPVGKTISEWTRPNGIRIQKVRVPIGVILIIYESRPNVTADAGCLCFKTGNAVILRGGSEAIHSNLAIADAMNVPGLPANSISVVPTTDRAAIDELLQLDELINLCIPRGGEGLIRAVAEKSRIPVIKHYKGVCHVYVDRDADFDMAEKIVVNAKCQRPGVCNAVETLLIDEKIADQFLPRIARSLAEKKVELRGDEQTRSLVSGVKPATEDDWYAEYLELILAVRVVNGVGEAIDHITKYGSAHSDAIVTANKATAEKFLREVDSSSVFWNASTRLADGGQYGFGAEIGISTDKLHARGPMGLEELTSYKFVVVGDGQLRE, translated from the coding sequence ATGGACCTGAAGCAACAAATTCGAGCGTTGGCCGAGCGTTCCCGCGACGCCTCGCGCGCATTGGCCAAACTCGACGCGCTAAAGAAAAACTCGCTGCTCTACGCGATGGCGGATGGGATTGAAAAGTCCACCGCCCGCATCCAGGCCGCCAACGCGAAGGACATCGAAGCCGGTAAGAAAGCCGGTCTCTCGCCGGCCATGCTCGACCGTCTGACACTCACCGACAAGCGCATCAGCGAAATGGCCAAGGGCGTGCGTGAGGTCGCCGCGTTACCGGATCCCGTCGGTAAGACCATCAGCGAGTGGACCCGCCCGAACGGAATCCGCATCCAGAAAGTGCGCGTGCCCATCGGCGTCATCCTGATCATTTACGAGTCCCGCCCGAACGTCACCGCGGACGCCGGTTGCCTCTGCTTCAAGACCGGTAATGCCGTGATCCTGCGCGGTGGTTCGGAGGCCATCCATAGCAATCTGGCCATCGCCGATGCGATGAATGTCCCCGGCCTGCCGGCGAACAGCATCAGCGTGGTCCCCACGACCGACCGCGCGGCCATCGACGAATTGCTCCAACTCGACGAGTTGATCAACCTCTGCATCCCACGCGGCGGGGAAGGGCTGATCCGCGCCGTCGCGGAAAAATCACGAATTCCCGTCATCAAACACTACAAGGGTGTTTGTCATGTTTACGTCGACCGTGATGCCGATTTCGACATGGCGGAGAAAATTGTCGTGAACGCCAAATGCCAGCGTCCCGGCGTCTGCAACGCCGTCGAGACGCTGCTTATCGACGAGAAAATCGCCGACCAGTTCCTCCCACGCATCGCCAGATCTCTCGCCGAGAAGAAAGTCGAACTGCGGGGAGATGAACAGACCCGAAGTCTCGTGTCAGGTGTGAAACCCGCAACCGAAGACGACTGGTATGCCGAGTACCTCGAACTTATCCTCGCTGTCCGTGTGGTCAACGGAGTAGGGGAGGCCATCGACCACATCACGAAATACGGCTCGGCCCACAGCGATGCCATCGTCACGGCCAACAAGGCAACAGCGGAGAAATTCCTCCGCGAAGTGGACAGTTCCAGCGTGTTCTGGAATGCCAGCACGCGCCTCGCCGACGGCGGTCAGTACGGCTTCGGCGCCGAGATCGGCATCTCCACGGATAAGCTCCACGCCCGCGGCCCGATGGGCCTGGAAGAATTGACCAGCTACAAGTTCGTTGTCGTCGGCGACGGCCAGTTGCGCGAATGA
- a CDS encoding glycosyl hydrolase family 28 protein, translating into MKLVGIAIILASWTALAAELPRSVFDPKSYGARGDGVTNDGGAIQKAIDVCAQAGGGMVYLPPGNFLTGTIVLKSNVTLHLSPGATLWGSRRIEDYKPFHLIYAQDAENIAIEGDGTINGNGDAFWGREFRPIEKRPSPLIELVGCRNVHIRDVRIRNTPGWGIRPWNCDGVYIHGISMISDMDSPNTDGIDPDASRNVFISDSYIETGDDAICLKTDKRPEATTAQACENVTVANCVLISDDSAIKLGTASWGDFRDCTFANCVITGTRYGIAMYIKDGGLVEGIRFANITIDTSVAFENARTGRTRSRSEYPIFLDLERRGEGSALGRIRDVSFSDISIRGKGRVLVAGGPERPLENLSFHNILMRVTGFETVAKEHKPRGVGKIRAATPEADYGPVPAAFIFANIRGLDLRDMRVIWDTEAAPQDRHAIYAGRVEDLSISGFSGGPAGTKLAAIGLEKTKHVFITAAGPNPGTAVFVGVSGVPGEEIALTGNNLPTGVKPVQAGASYVHLP; encoded by the coding sequence ATGAAACTTGTCGGTATCGCGATCATCCTGGCGTCGTGGACAGCCCTGGCGGCGGAACTACCGCGCTCGGTTTTTGACCCGAAGTCCTATGGAGCGAGGGGCGATGGGGTCACCAACGACGGCGGCGCCATCCAGAAAGCCATCGATGTCTGCGCGCAGGCCGGCGGTGGCATGGTTTACCTCCCGCCCGGCAACTTTCTGACGGGAACGATTGTCCTGAAGAGCAATGTGACCCTCCACCTGTCGCCCGGCGCGACGCTGTGGGGCAGCCGGCGCATTGAAGACTACAAGCCGTTCCATCTGATCTACGCGCAGGACGCCGAGAACATCGCGATCGAGGGCGACGGCACGATCAACGGCAACGGTGACGCGTTTTGGGGACGCGAATTCAGGCCGATTGAAAAACGCCCGAGCCCGTTGATCGAACTGGTCGGTTGCCGCAACGTGCACATTCGCGACGTGCGGATTCGCAACACGCCCGGCTGGGGCATCCGTCCCTGGAACTGCGACGGCGTGTACATTCACGGTATTTCGATGATCAGCGACATGGACAGCCCGAACACGGACGGCATCGACCCGGATGCGAGCCGCAACGTGTTCATCTCGGATTCGTACATCGAGACAGGCGACGACGCGATTTGCCTGAAGACGGACAAACGTCCCGAGGCCACGACGGCGCAGGCCTGCGAAAACGTCACCGTGGCCAATTGCGTCCTGATCAGCGACGACTCAGCGATCAAGCTGGGCACGGCGAGTTGGGGTGATTTCCGGGATTGCACTTTCGCGAACTGCGTGATCACCGGGACCCGGTACGGCATCGCGATGTACATCAAGGACGGGGGGCTCGTCGAAGGCATCCGTTTCGCGAATATCACGATCGACACGTCGGTCGCGTTCGAGAATGCGCGAACAGGCCGCACACGTTCGCGGTCGGAGTATCCCATTTTCCTCGACCTCGAACGGCGCGGCGAAGGCTCGGCCCTGGGGCGCATCCGCGACGTGAGCTTCAGCGACATCAGTATCCGCGGCAAAGGCCGGGTGCTGGTCGCCGGCGGGCCGGAGCGCCCGCTGGAGAACCTGAGCTTCCACAATATCCTTATGCGCGTCACCGGATTCGAGACGGTCGCGAAAGAGCATAAACCGCGCGGGGTTGGCAAAATTCGCGCCGCTACGCCGGAGGCGGATTATGGCCCCGTGCCGGCAGCGTTCATTTTCGCGAATATCCGCGGCCTGGACCTGCGTGATATGCGCGTCATCTGGGACACTGAGGCAGCGCCGCAAGATCGACACGCTATCTATGCCGGGCGCGTCGAGGATCTTTCTATCAGTGGTTTCAGCGGCGGTCCCGCGGGAACGAAGCTGGCCGCTATCGGACTGGAGAAAACCAAGCACGTCTTTATCACCGCAGCAGGGCCTAACCCGGGGACGGCGGTGTTCGTGGGAGTGAGTGGTGTGCCTGGCGAAGAAATCGCGCTTACGGGGAACAATCTGCCGACCGGAGTCAAGCCTGTGCAAGCCGGGGCTTCCTATGTGCACCTGCCCTAG
- the ppdK gene encoding pyruvate, phosphate dikinase, with protein sequence MAKKSKSSGKKAVKYVYFFGGGKADGNGSQKALLGGKGANLHEMTRIGLPVPPGFTITTELCTYYYENKKSYPKTLTDQVNAALAKLEGVTGKKFGDKQNPLLVSVRSGARESMPGMMDTILNLGLNDDTVEVVARKSGNARWAWDCYRRFVQMYGDVVMGVQNTGRDEHEPFDEVMEQLKHEVGVKEDTELGAKELHILVDRFKDLIRKRTGKEFPQEPVKQLWGSVGAVFGSWMNDRAIVYRRKYHIPHEWGTAVNVQTMVFGNLGDTSATGVAFTRDPATGEKVFYGEYLINAQGEDVVAGTRTPQPIAKLKQEMPKAHAELVTVCKTLETRFKDMQDFEFTVEDNKLYMLQTRNGKRTGLAAVRIAVEMVEEKVIDWKEAVRRVPADSLTQVLAPIFDRKDRDAAVKAGRLLCKGLAAGPGAASGKVVFNAEDAVDRAHKGERVLLCRVETSPEDLRGMIAAEGILTARGGVSSHAALVARQMGKICVCGAADIVVDYTARVMNVGGRTIQEGDFISIDGTLGEVYEGELKTAPSEVAQVLIAKTLDPRQAPTYQRFDKLMKWADKIRRLGIRTNADQPDQAANAVAFGAAGIGLCRTEHMFFEGDRIYAMREMILAETREARVAALQKLLPLQRDDFAGIFRAMKGHPVTIRTLDPPLHEFLPHDGEMQRETAHKLGISPEKVAARVAALHEANPMLGHRGCRLGITFPEITEMQTRAIIEAAIKVRKEGIPVKPEIMIVLVGFPKELQNQLEIVHRTAKQVMGEKKSRINYLVGTMIEIPRGALCADEIAKDAEFFSFGTNDLTQTTLGMSRDDSGSFLPQYQELEIVNRNPFEAIDQTGVGQLMQIAIEKGRKTRPGIKLGICGEHGGEPSSVEFCHRIGLTYVSCSPFRVPIARLAAAQAVLKDVKAAKGREIS encoded by the coding sequence ATGGCTAAGAAATCGAAAAGTTCAGGCAAAAAAGCGGTGAAGTACGTTTATTTTTTCGGCGGCGGCAAAGCGGACGGTAACGGCTCACAGAAGGCGTTGCTTGGCGGCAAAGGCGCGAACCTGCATGAGATGACGCGGATCGGCCTGCCCGTCCCTCCGGGATTCACGATCACGACAGAGCTTTGTACCTACTATTACGAGAACAAGAAGAGCTATCCGAAGACACTAACGGACCAGGTCAATGCGGCCCTCGCGAAACTCGAAGGTGTCACCGGCAAGAAGTTCGGCGACAAACAGAATCCGTTGTTGGTTTCCGTCCGCTCGGGCGCGCGCGAATCGATGCCGGGCATGATGGACACGATCCTGAATCTCGGCCTGAATGATGACACCGTCGAAGTCGTCGCCCGCAAGTCGGGGAATGCGCGATGGGCGTGGGACTGCTATCGCCGTTTCGTCCAGATGTACGGCGACGTGGTCATGGGCGTCCAGAACACCGGCCGCGACGAGCATGAACCGTTCGACGAAGTGATGGAACAGCTCAAGCACGAGGTCGGCGTGAAAGAGGACACGGAGCTCGGCGCCAAGGAACTGCACATCCTCGTCGATCGCTTCAAGGACCTGATTCGCAAACGCACGGGCAAGGAATTTCCGCAAGAACCCGTCAAACAACTCTGGGGTTCCGTTGGCGCCGTGTTTGGCTCGTGGATGAACGATCGAGCGATCGTCTATCGCCGCAAGTACCACATTCCGCACGAATGGGGCACCGCCGTCAACGTCCAGACGATGGTGTTCGGCAATCTCGGCGACACCAGCGCGACAGGCGTGGCGTTCACCCGCGATCCGGCCACTGGTGAGAAGGTGTTTTATGGCGAATACCTGATCAACGCGCAAGGCGAAGACGTCGTCGCGGGCACCCGCACGCCACAGCCGATTGCCAAATTGAAACAGGAAATGCCCAAGGCGCACGCCGAACTTGTGACCGTCTGCAAAACCCTGGAGACGCGCTTTAAGGACATGCAGGATTTCGAGTTCACCGTCGAAGACAACAAACTCTACATGCTCCAGACCCGCAACGGCAAACGCACCGGCCTGGCCGCGGTGCGTATCGCGGTGGAGATGGTGGAGGAAAAGGTCATCGACTGGAAGGAAGCGGTTCGCCGCGTGCCGGCGGATTCGCTCACGCAGGTGCTCGCGCCCATCTTCGACCGCAAGGACCGAGACGCAGCGGTGAAAGCGGGCCGTTTACTCTGCAAAGGCCTGGCGGCAGGCCCTGGCGCTGCCTCCGGCAAGGTGGTGTTTAACGCCGAAGACGCTGTGGATCGCGCCCACAAGGGCGAACGCGTGTTGCTCTGCCGTGTGGAAACCAGCCCGGAAGATTTGCGGGGCATGATTGCCGCCGAAGGTATTCTCACGGCGCGCGGCGGCGTTTCGTCGCACGCGGCGTTGGTGGCCCGTCAGATGGGCAAAATCTGCGTGTGCGGCGCGGCCGATATCGTGGTGGATTACACGGCGCGGGTCATGAACGTCGGTGGCCGCACGATCCAGGAGGGTGACTTCATCTCCATCGACGGCACGCTCGGCGAAGTTTATGAGGGCGAACTCAAGACCGCCCCGAGCGAAGTCGCGCAAGTACTCATCGCCAAGACACTCGACCCCAGGCAGGCCCCGACCTATCAGCGGTTCGACAAGCTGATGAAATGGGCCGACAAAATCCGCCGGCTGGGTATCCGCACGAATGCCGATCAGCCTGATCAGGCGGCCAATGCCGTCGCATTCGGCGCGGCGGGAATCGGCTTATGTCGCACCGAACACATGTTCTTCGAAGGCGACCGTATTTATGCCATGCGCGAGATGATCCTCGCCGAAACAAGGGAAGCTCGCGTGGCCGCGCTCCAGAAGTTGTTGCCGCTGCAGCGCGACGATTTCGCGGGCATTTTCCGCGCGATGAAAGGTCATCCCGTGACGATCCGCACGTTGGATCCGCCACTGCACGAATTCCTGCCGCACGATGGCGAAATGCAGCGCGAGACCGCGCACAAACTCGGCATCAGTCCCGAGAAAGTCGCCGCCCGCGTGGCGGCGTTGCATGAGGCCAACCCGATGCTCGGTCATCGCGGCTGCCGGCTCGGCATCACCTTTCCCGAAATCACCGAAATGCAGACCCGCGCCATCATCGAAGCGGCCATCAAGGTGCGGAAGGAAGGCATCCCCGTGAAGCCCGAAATCATGATTGTGCTGGTCGGCTTCCCGAAGGAACTGCAGAACCAGTTGGAGATCGTCCATCGTACCGCCAAGCAGGTCATGGGAGAGAAGAAATCCCGGATCAACTATTTGGTCGGCACGATGATCGAAATCCCACGCGGTGCGCTCTGCGCCGACGAGATTGCCAAGGACGCGGAATTTTTTAGCTTTGGCACCAACGACCTGACGCAGACCACGCTTGGCATGAGCCGCGATGATAGCGGTTCATTCCTGCCACAATACCAGGAACTGGAAATCGTCAATCGCAATCCGTTCGAGGCGATTGACCAGACGGGCGTCGGCCAGCTTATGCAGATCGCCATTGAGAAGGGGCGCAAAACCCGCCCCGGTATAAAGCTCGGCATTTGCGGCGAGCACGGCGGCGAACCCTCCTCGGTGGAGTTCTGCCATCGCATCGGACTCACATATGTGAGTTGCAGCCCCTTCCGCGTTCCCATCGCGCGCCTGGCGGCAGCGCAAGCGGTTCTCAAGGATGTGAAAGCCGCCAAAGGTCGTGAGATTAGTTAG
- the proB gene encoding glutamate 5-kinase, translated as MALMNLRNDILRKVSRIVIKLGTGLLTDAQNRLSLPQIEQIVAQLAALHAAKKQIIVVSSGAIGAGMSELGIKQRPKRLDELQAAAAIGQSKLMAVYDRLFGNSGITVAQVLLTHDDLKNRTRHLNAHNTLATLLARGVVPIINENDTVAVDEIKFGDNDRLGALTATLIDADLLIILSHVEGLLDEQKRVVATVSEIREIESLARDTDRLTSVGGMKSKIDAAKIATRAGIPLVIANGNRAHVVRDVLAGEEVGTIFLPHADKLASRKRWIAFFQHPAGKVVVDEGAREALCENGKSLLAKGIVSTEGEFAEGDVVSICDKNQVEFARGLAKVGGILIKSATGVVIHRDDMVIL; from the coding sequence ATGGCTCTTATGAACCTCCGCAATGACATTCTCCGCAAGGTCAGCCGTATTGTGATCAAGCTCGGTACGGGCTTGCTCACCGATGCGCAGAACCGTCTTTCGTTGCCGCAGATCGAGCAGATCGTCGCGCAATTGGCCGCACTCCATGCGGCAAAGAAGCAGATCATCGTGGTTTCCTCGGGGGCCATCGGCGCGGGGATGTCGGAACTGGGAATCAAGCAGCGCCCCAAACGGCTCGATGAACTCCAGGCCGCGGCCGCCATCGGACAGAGCAAGTTGATGGCGGTTTACGACCGCTTATTCGGTAACTCCGGCATCACCGTCGCGCAGGTGCTACTCACACACGACGATTTGAAGAACCGCACGCGCCACCTCAACGCCCATAACACGCTTGCCACCTTGCTTGCCCGTGGCGTCGTTCCCATCATCAATGAGAACGACACGGTCGCGGTGGACGAGATCAAGTTCGGTGACAACGACCGGCTCGGCGCGTTGACCGCTACCCTCATCGATGCGGATCTACTGATCATCCTCTCGCACGTCGAGGGATTGTTGGACGAACAAAAGCGCGTCGTGGCGACCGTATCGGAGATACGCGAAATCGAATCGCTGGCGCGTGACACGGACCGCTTGACGAGCGTTGGCGGTATGAAATCGAAAATCGACGCCGCGAAGATCGCCACCCGCGCCGGTATCCCCCTCGTGATTGCGAACGGCAACCGCGCGCATGTCGTGCGGGACGTGCTGGCCGGGGAGGAAGTTGGAACGATCTTCCTGCCGCACGCGGACAAGCTGGCAAGCCGTAAACGCTGGATTGCGTTCTTCCAACATCCTGCGGGTAAGGTAGTTGTGGATGAAGGCGCAAGGGAGGCGCTCTGTGAGAATGGCAAGAGCTTGCTGGCCAAGGGCATTGTCTCGACGGAAGGCGAGTTTGCGGAAGGCGACGTCGTCAGTATCTGCGACAAAAATCAGGTTGAATTTGCGCGCGGCCTGGCGAAGGTTGGCGGCATCCTAATCAAGTCCGCCACTGGCGTGGTGATTCATCGGGACGACATGGTGATTCTCTAA
- a CDS encoding DUF1573 domain-containing protein: MNHAYRWGLLAALLGGTAVRAEGTPKIQFDRTSYDFGVTSLVESVTGTFTFQNTGDADLELEKPKPSCGCTVASFTSEKLRPGEKGELVFTIQLGTAAHQRLSKLITVSSNDPEHPVLQLGIMVQTKSVLTAEPPSINLGTLRLGAVTNATVMIRRNDGKKLTITKVEASSDLMAATAKPTGDGDPQAARLQVEFKATGLPRRFSEQIRLSTDDSVGAVLTVFVSARLLGDIELEPETLSWGMPDPTNWKDEDTEVILSRSIIITSRQTERPLLLRNVSCSRKEVEVKLVTLQKGQEYEIVATLPKRLTKTLEGTINFETNLPSLPKVEVPLTISVWTP, translated from the coding sequence ATGAATCATGCATACCGCTGGGGGTTGTTGGCGGCGCTACTGGGTGGAACGGCCGTCCGCGCGGAAGGCACGCCGAAAATCCAGTTCGACCGCACAAGCTACGATTTTGGCGTGACCTCGCTCGTTGAATCGGTGACTGGGACATTTACCTTCCAGAACACCGGTGACGCCGACCTGGAGTTGGAGAAACCCAAACCAAGCTGTGGCTGCACGGTGGCCAGCTTCACATCGGAGAAGTTGCGGCCCGGGGAAAAGGGGGAGCTGGTGTTCACGATCCAACTCGGTACGGCAGCCCACCAGCGCTTGTCGAAACTGATCACCGTCTCTTCCAACGATCCGGAGCATCCCGTTCTGCAATTGGGGATCATGGTCCAAACCAAATCGGTGCTGACCGCAGAACCGCCGTCGATCAACCTGGGCACACTGCGGTTGGGCGCGGTCACAAATGCCACCGTGATGATCCGTCGCAACGACGGCAAGAAATTGACGATCACCAAAGTCGAAGCCTCCAGCGACCTGATGGCCGCCACGGCCAAACCCACGGGAGACGGGGACCCGCAGGCGGCGCGTCTTCAGGTTGAATTCAAAGCGACGGGTCTTCCCCGTCGTTTCAGCGAACAGATTCGCTTGTCCACCGACGACTCGGTTGGGGCCGTCCTGACAGTTTTTGTCAGCGCCCGGCTACTGGGTGACATTGAATTGGAGCCGGAGACGCTGTCTTGGGGGATGCCGGACCCGACCAATTGGAAGGACGAAGACACGGAGGTCATCCTGTCACGGAGCATCATCATCACCTCCCGGCAAACCGAGCGGCCGCTGCTGTTGCGGAACGTTTCCTGCAGCCGTAAGGAGGTTGAGGTCAAGCTTGTGACCCTGCAAAAGGGCCAGGAGTATGAAATCGTGGCGACGTTGCCGAAGCGGCTCACGAAGACCCTGGAAGGCACCATCAACTTCGAGACGAATCTACCGAGCCTGCCAAAGGTCGAAGTGCCGCTGACCATCAGCGTTTGGACCCCGTAA
- a CDS encoding S1/P1 nuclease has protein sequence MIKSIKLMAGLFTCFCLVGPVLAWNGEGHMVVAQIAYNHLDAAVKAKCDALIAVPVYHSSSANSNFVTAACWADDIKSFTSAYSDSHYIDIPISLDGYPTNGVVNDPSNVVVAIRSCIITLQDPTQSLSNQATALRFLIHFCGDITQPLHCSTGVTTNQPAGDAGGNSFNLTGTWSELHALWDAGGGYLSDSVTRPFTAASQAIITNKAAAVEAAYPYSASIGSIPDPMPWALEGRGLAATVSYVGITNGTSPTASYLATAQSTTVQRMAIGGQRLAKLLSTIYVTNAPALTSVIITNSQFGLSWGSVSSRIYRVQWKQLPTDAAWNDLTDITASATSVSFADPVAQPQRFYRVVVVN, from the coding sequence ATGATCAAAAGCATCAAACTCATGGCCGGTCTGTTTACCTGTTTTTGCCTTGTGGGCCCTGTATTGGCTTGGAACGGGGAAGGGCACATGGTCGTGGCGCAGATCGCCTATAACCATCTCGACGCTGCCGTAAAGGCCAAGTGCGACGCCCTCATCGCGGTGCCGGTCTATCACTCGAGTTCCGCCAACAGCAATTTTGTGACCGCGGCCTGCTGGGCGGACGATATTAAAAGTTTCACGTCGGCGTACAGTGACTCGCACTACATTGACATCCCTATCAGTCTCGATGGCTATCCGACCAACGGGGTTGTCAACGACCCATCCAATGTTGTCGTGGCTATCCGATCCTGCATTATCACATTGCAAGACCCAACTCAGTCGCTCAGCAACCAGGCCACCGCCTTGCGTTTTCTAATCCACTTCTGCGGGGACATTACACAGCCCCTCCATTGTTCCACAGGTGTGACTACTAACCAGCCTGCCGGTGACGCCGGTGGCAACAGTTTCAACCTTACCGGCACATGGAGTGAACTCCATGCTCTTTGGGATGCTGGCGGTGGCTATCTCTCTGACTCCGTGACGCGTCCGTTCACGGCCGCCAGCCAGGCCATCATCACCAACAAGGCCGCTGCCGTGGAAGCTGCCTACCCGTACAGCGCCAGTATCGGTTCGATTCCCGACCCGATGCCCTGGGCCTTGGAAGGACGGGGACTCGCAGCGACGGTATCCTATGTCGGGATCACCAACGGCACTTCTCCTACAGCCAGCTACCTCGCTACCGCTCAAAGCACCACCGTGCAGCGCATGGCCATTGGTGGCCAACGCCTCGCCAAGTTACTGAGCACGATCTACGTGACCAACGCTCCCGCTTTGACATCCGTGATCATCACCAATAGCCAATTCGGTCTTTCGTGGGGCTCTGTTTCGAGCAGGATCTACCGCGTTCAGTGGAAGCAACTGCCCACGGACGCGGCGTGGAACGATCTGACCGATATCACCGCGTCAGCCACCTCGGTTTCATTCGCCGACCCGGTCGCGCAACCGCAGCGATTTTACCGCGTCGTCGTGGTGAACTAG